In Podospora pseudocomata strain CBS 415.72m chromosome 4, whole genome shotgun sequence, the genomic stretch GTAACAACCCATGTGAGTTGAGACGAGGCTTGCTTACTGACGATGTTTGAACAGAGCGCATTCACAGCGGAATCCGTCCCCACGTTTGCGATTACCCGGGATGTGGGAAACAGTTCATCCAGCGATCTGCCCTGACCGTCCACCAACGTGTGCATACCGGCGAGAAACCCCACCAGTGCGAGCGTTGCGGAAAGCCCTTCAGTGACAGCAGCTCTCTCGCGCGTCATCGTCGAATTCACTCGGGGAAGCGGCCATACAAGTGCCCTTATGTTGACTGCCAAAAGACCTTTACGCGCCGTACAACCTTGACCAGGCATCAGAACCACCACACCGGAACAGTGGAAGACTCGCAGCGGGCTCGCAACGAGGCTCTGGCTCAAGGCTCCAACACCGCCTTGGCCGCCGCTGCTATTAGGAACAAGCGCGGGGATAGCGAACAGGCGTCCAACCAGGAGTCGCCCATCACgacaccctctcccgctcAGCGTCCCATGTCCATGTCTCCCAACGAAGATCTCGCCAACATTAACAACATGCAGCAGTATCTGACCAACACCTCGCTCCCACCGCACATTCGTGGTGATGTCCACGGAGGAAGTCCCGTTTCTACTGCCTCCTCTGGTTACAATAACGGGATGCGTCCCACCTCGCACCCAAGCGGCGGGTATGCTCCCCCCCCGCCTTTGGAGCCCAGTCTCGATCAGTTTCAGCAAGGCCCCGGTAGCGCGAGTGGCAGCCCTCACATTGGCAGTGTCGGCTGGGCTTCCCCCGGTCCTGTTGGGTCCCCTACCGAGAGCCACGGCCAGGGTGCGTCGGTCTATCCGGACCCCGAACCATCGTATCAGAACACGGCTCAGATGGGTCAGATATACTATGCCAGCGCTGCGACACAGGGTCGTCGGCCCGGGAGCACGGAGCCAGGTCAGCGGCCAAGTGAGATGTGGACGGGTCAGTAGGTCGACGCCCACCACAATCCCACTCGACCGGATACCAGCTCGTCCGAGACCGCCTCCCCCGAGACTGCTTTtaccccctccgcctcgcTCTCGGAGCTCGATGCTTATTATGGGCATCCTGTCAAGGTGGAAACTGATGGGGACACCGGTGCGGGACTTGACCCGGCTCACTGGGACTATCAGTAACAGCCTGTTCTGAAGCGACAGCTCAGGACTTAGGGCCTTGTGGATGACTACCAGACCGCTCGGCCCACCCTATCTCAACTCTACTGGCTCACGAGCCGTACCTAATAACTTGCCGACGTATATCTGGACTGGATTGGCAGAATCTTCTTATACGGGTGTGCATGCGTCACGGGAGGGCTGGGAGGCTTATTATATCTCTGTGTGTTTTTATAATAAAGACGGTCAGGACCGGCGTGAACTACTTTAATCATAGCGGGCGGGCTTTATTCAACTGCTCTTCTTTTCGGCTTGctttggggtggttggcactttttcttttctctctctcgggGACCCATTAGGCaggccagcaacaaacacaaGGTCGATCACGAATGCAACACAAagtttctctctttctccgtcggtttttcttctttcttttttctctctcgctATTAGACTGGTATCACGAAATGGGTTGGTTTGTCTTTTATATTTCTGTCAGTTTATGGCGCTCAGTCATGTAGTTTTCTCCAAcggaaagggggaaaagTCAAAATGGGGTGAGAAAGAAACGGggtctgtgtgtgtgtgtgtgtgtgtgtgtgtgtgtgtgtgtgggtttATTTATAGTGTGCAACGAACGCGGTAGCATGCGAATAAAATTGtggggttttgttttggagCTGAATagaggtgtttgatgatgtgCTGTGATGTGTATTTATATGTGATTTCCTGTGCCGTATTATCGGGCTCTTTTATGTGTCCAAAACATACTGCCTCGTGCTCGACCGGCAATGATATCCAAGCCTCTGTCTCTCCCCTTTAGGTACTAATCAGCCAAACCCGAAACACCAAAACTCCCGTGTCCCATATACATGTGTATGTATACATCTCGTCAAATCTACaatcttcccccccttttatGCTCGGCATACATGATCTAATACGTCTCTGGCAAGTCGGAAAAGCTAGGAATCTTGCTCAAATCGCAGTTGAACTCCCTCTCGTAGGCCTTTTGGGGCAAGACACCGGCCGCCATGCCCTTTTTGTAGCTCCATTGCGCTCTGTTTTTACTGTCagtcagcatcaccacccccttttcgtccgagagggagaaaaaaaaaaacttacgCGTCCTCCGTATCCCAAACCCAAtaaaaccacccccaccccttttCGAACGAATCCATCTGCGCCTCCGCAAACATTCTCAAAAACCTTTTGTACCCATCACTCCACCTCTCCGGACCCGCATTCGCCTCCTCACAGCTACACGTCCTGTCCAGCGCAGGACACCTCGGCCTCACGTCCTTCGGCCTCGTCCCCCCCGGCCCGAGTGTGCCAGTCCAGCGGTTCCCCCAACCGACGTTTGTCAAATGCTTCGCGCAGTCAGTATCCGCCTGGCTCCACTCGGCCACGAGCGTAGGTCCAAACCCCGTCGATCTATCCATGCTCTCCCTCGTCTGCCGTGCCCACCCCTCGCACGCAAACCGTATCTTCTGGGAGTGGTTGTACGCGATCTGTTCTTCGTTAAAAATGACATATTGATGCACATCCAGTGCCGCGTTGGGGAGGGACTGAAGTTCGCCCTGCCAGTTCCCCAGCCCTCTGAACCCGTCCCCAAAGACGAGAATGACGTCCTCGGGGATGCCGTTTTTTCGGATCGTGGAACTGGCTTGGGCTGTCCACTCTAGCACGGCGGGAACGCTGAGCTCTGTCATTTTTGGCTCGTTGGCGAGGCCGTAGTGGGAGATTACATTACGGTAGCGAGGCTGGGAGAAAAATCGACTGAGCCGGTCGTGGAATTCGAGGGATCGCCTCGCGTTGAGGTCGCCTTCTGTTCCGTTTAGCCAGTTGATTGCCCCCAACCGACCGGAGTGATTCCACCCGTTCTGCGACCCTGGTAGCCCGTGCGGGTCGAGGTTCACGCGCAGGCCGTACTTGCGGCAGTATTCGATTGCGCGGAGGAGATACCGCCAGCTGGTCCGGAAGAGGTAGGGGTCGCCTTCGTAAGTCTGGACTGCCCAGTAGGAAAACGGGATGCGGACGTGGTCGAGCCCTGCGGCGGCGATGTCGCGGAAGGTGGACTCTGTCACGAAACTGGCGTAGTGGGCTTCCAGCACGGAAGCGCAGCGGGAGGCGAGGTAGGAGCAGAGGGTGTACTCGTCTACGATGCCGAAGCGGGAGTCATAGTCAAAAAGGCTGGGGGTGATGAACGGTTCGAGTGACAGCCAGCCGCCTACGTTGACGCCTCGGGCGGGGCGTTTGGTGTAGTCGCCCCAGGGTTTGTTTAGCGGGGGGACCTTGTCATTTGCGCGGGCGGAGTCGTCCCAAGAGGTGAACAGCCCCatgagggggaggtcgcCGACGGTTTCGGCTGTGTAGGTTAGGTTGAAGTCGTCGGTGGAGGCCCAGAcgaaggggttgaggtaGGAGGGGGCGTCTTTGGGGATGCTGTCGGGGGATATAGACCCCAGGTTACTCTtcccaccgcctcctcctcctccgctgccgTCGTCACGTTTGTTTTCGTCTTTGCCCGAGTTGGGgaccaccaccgcggcaacgatgatgatgatgatcaaaAGGACGGTGCAAACTCCAATCAGCCACcagagcttcttcttctgcttgtACCACGGCCGGGGCTTCCCTCTCCAAAGCTCAGATTCTGTTTCCTGGGGTTTCGCGCGGAGCATGCTGTCTTCACTGCTGACACCAAAGTTCATCCCCATAAACCCGCCGCCGCGGAGGCCAGAGCGGTGCGGTCTGCGGCTCTGGACATTTTCGATACCCTCTTCCAGCTGAGCCCCGCTGACGACTCGCCTTCCGCCTTTGGTGGTGCGGTCCCGCTCGTATCGTTCGCCGGAGGGTCCCGCTACGGTGATCACCTTGGGAGCcagcccccctcctcccccatcgaCCTTTTCGTACCCcttccgccccctcctcctttcccgTTCAGGCGGCTCACCGCTCTCATAGCCTCCCTGCCCAACACTCTCATAACCAGCAGCTCTGCTCCTttccctcgtcctcgctgcTCGCCTGGCAGCCCTCCTTGCCTCTCGCTCAGCATCCTCGCTGTCTTCCGGCGGCGCAAAtcttcctttccctctcgaCCTCTCCCACTCCAACGCCAAATCTCTCGCGTCTCTAATTTCCGGTTCTGGTGCCGGGGCGCGtgatgacctcctcctctgttCCGGCTGCCGCGAAGTAGGTCGCGATCGCGACTTTGCCTTGTCTTTCGCATTGGCTTTATTCAACTGCGCCAATGCCGCTGCTGATAGTCCctgggaggaagatggcgcaTCGGATTcattccctcctcctgccccaCGTGGCGTGCTGGTGGGTCGTCTACTTTGACTCCTGCGCTTGCGACGACGTTCCTCCCTTTCGGCGTCAGTTTCGCGATCTCGATCTCCATCTCGGTCGTGTTTGGCGGAGGAGCGGTTGCGCTGGTGTCCGTGGTGGGTGCTCCTGCGACGTTCCCCGCGGGCTTCGCGGTCGGTGGAGGGATCGCGGGGCAttttgctgtggtggtgctggtggttaGGCGGTCAAGAAAATGGCATTCCGGCGGTGTGTGTACAGATTCAATTGGCGATGTTGGAATACAAACGAGACAAAAAGTAAACACattattttttctttttcttttttttcgcGCGCTCAAATGTGAAATCAGTTTCATGCCCAGGAGCCCAGCATCCAAAAAACCTGGCATTAGGATCCCACTGCGACTGGATGCGACGCTTGTGTGCGctcctcaccagcccacATCCAAGGCGCAGCCCAGCCCGGCCCAGCCCAGCTTCCTAAACGCTAATTGTTGTAAAGATGGCTTGATAGTTGGCTGGGTAACCTTATCCTTGCTTGTCTACACAAAAGGGATTGGTTGAGTGAGGCTCCGCCTGGGCGCCAATGCTACGTCATTGGTTTACTTCTGAGAGATTGGATCGCGTGTGAGCTTCGATCGAATTGGGGGGTCTTCCACCCCGATGGGAATCCAGCTTCAGCGCGTCAATTGCCTCCAACCGGAGCTTTTTTGATAATCGGTCCAAATGATGATGCTCCAGCACCTGAGCGTGGTCCCTCGGGAAAACGGGCTAGCATGCTGTCGAACACCCTCCAGTGCCTACCGGCCGGTACCTAAAGTGCCCTGCAGCGTGTGACGTCCGTGCGGCAGCTCCCCCCAAAAGGCGGGGACCCCGCGAAAAGGACAGGACTGGTGGGCTGGGCGGTGGCAGCCAAAGCCGCCGCAAGCCGACACGCCCGTCatcccttccacctcctcctcctgatgACCTCCTGTTTTACACAGATGGCTCTGTTGATTTGCATCTGTTCTCTCACAATGCGACTGAGCTTATTCCCAACATAGTTCTCTCCATCTGCTTGTGTGTCTTTTTTGTTGATAAACTCACCTAACCAACCATGAGGGGCCCATCCGCCTTATCGCTATCGCGGGCACTTACACGccgccctcatcatcttctttatcatcatcatcgcgcGCTATTCACCACCCGcggacaacaacaacaactggcCGCTCTCTtgacctcttctcctctgaacacaccaaaaagaacctactcaacccaccccccaaacgccaaacTCAACCTTCCCACCGATtactccaccacccccctcctctgccacaccaccaccacagccctcaccaaccccgagcTCCCCCCCGAAACCCGCAATGGCACCACCAAGCGCATGAACCTCTTCCAAGCCGTCAAcgacgccctcgccaccgccctcgcAGAAGACGAATCAGTCATCATctttggcgaggatgtcGCCTTTGGGGGTGTCTTCCGCTGCACCGGCAAGCTCGCCGAGACGTACGGCGCAGACCGCGTGTTCAACACCCCCTTGACAGAACAAGGAATCATGGGTTTCGCCATCGGGGCCGCGGCCGAGGGGATGAGGCCCGTGGCCGAGATTCAGTTTGCCGATTACGTCTACCCTGCTTTTGACCAGCTTGTCAACGAGGCGGCCAAGTACCGGTATCGCGACGGGGCGTGCGGGAGGAGCGCGGGGGGGTTGACGGTACGAATGCCTTGCGGAGGTGTGGGACATGGGGCGTTGTATCATTCCCAGAGTCCGGAAAGTTTGTTTACGCATATTcctgggttgagggtggttaTGCCGCGGTCGCCGTTGCAGGCAAAGGGGTTGTTGCTTGCGGCGATACGGAGCAATGATCCAGTTGTTTTTATGGAGCCAAAGATTTTGTAccgggcggcggtggagcaGGTGCCTGTGGGGAGTTATGAGCTGCCGCTGTCGAAGgcggaggtgttgaagaagggggatgaTGTGACGGTTGTGAGTTATGGGCAGCCGTTGTACAAGTGCATGGCTGCGTTGGAGCAGGCGGAGAGGGAtcttggggtgggggtggagttGATTGATTTGAGGACGATCTACCCTTGGGATAAGGAGACGGTGCTCAAGAGCGTGAGGAAGACGGGACGGTGCGTGGTGGTGCACGAGGCGATGGTGAATGCGGGTGTGGGAGccgaggtggcggcggtgattCAGGAGGATGCCGAGACGTTTGTGAGGTTGGAGGCGCCGGTTGCGAGGGTGGCTGGGTGGAGTATTCATACGCCGTTGTCGTACGAGCAGTTTAATGCTCCGGATGTTGCTAGTAAGTTGACTCTGACGAAGTTGAAAGAGGGAAGCTGACATTGTTACCTAGGGATATATGACAATATCAAGAAGGTGCTGGGATTCTGAGGTGGATATTGAGCCTAGAGGGTGAAGCATAGGGAGCAAGCGTGGCGTTGGGCGTGTAGCCATTGAAAGGCCGTGATGTGTATATATATCTGTGGTAGGTAGATCTAGAGGCCTTTGGTTAGTGACATATGACGACGAAGGAAAACCATGAAATAAAGTCTCGATATCAAAAGCATGGAGGGTCATCTCAAATGGAGCCTGCCACTTGTCTGGCGGCAGGCAACATCCCTGGTCTTGGCGGCCGGCGCATTTTCCACAGCGTGCCCCGCATCTTTGGGGTTTCATCAAACTGCCAGCCAGCAGTGCCAGCTTGCTTGCCCAGGGGCCCGCCGACTGACGACGACTTGCTTGCTTTCCATCATTTCGCCTGCAATAAAGCATTTGACGACGATTCTCGCCTGCAAGAGCTTCGTCTTTGGCCAAGCTTCGATTGGCGATTCACAGACACAGCCATGTCCTCCAACAcggccatcatctcctcctttgtGGAGGGAGCTCCGCCAGGAGAGGTGAGTACCTCGATGCCCAACCCGTCACGTCAGCTGTATTCCGTTGCTAACGATTGTGTTGGATACATGTAGCTCGCAAATGTTATCGAAGGCATGTCTTTTCTTCTGCACTCCTCTCTTGCTACAACCGGTCCCCGAACTCCCGATTCTACCGAAACGAGCGACACCTTCTTCTGCCCTTGATTTACACCCATATTGATCCAGAACGACTCGACTAACTGTGCGAGTAGACATCAAAGCTATCACCGGTCCAgaccccaacctcatcaagaCCCTCTCTCCTGCGTTCCAAAAGTACAACGAAGAGCAGTTCATCACCGCGAAGCTCCCGGGTGGAAGCAGCCAGGTGATCATCAGCGAGTTTAGCgcgctgggggaggggaggtacTTTGATTCGGAGAGCCAGAGCTCGTTTGAGTTTGATCACTCGACGGGCAAGGCGGCGAATGTGCAGAGTCATGTtctggagggggagcaaGCCTCCTTAGTGTGAGTACTcctgggttggagaggggagggga encodes the following:
- a CDS encoding hypothetical protein (EggNog:ENOG503NV7X; COG:C), whose product is MRGPSALSLSRALTRRPHHLLYHHHRALFTTRGQQQQLAALLTSSPLNTPKRTYSTHPPNAKLNLPTDYSTTPLLCHTTTTALTNPELPPETRNGTTKRMNLFQAVNDALATALAEDESVIIFGEDVAFGGVFRCTGKLAETYGADRVFNTPLTEQGIMGFAIGAAAEGMRPVAEIQFADYVYPAFDQLVNEAAKYRYRDGACGRSAGGLTVRMPCGGVGHGALYHSQSPESLFTHIPGLRVVMPRSPLQAKGLLLAAIRSNDPVVFMEPKILYRAAVEQVPVGSYELPLSKAEVLKKGDDVTVVSYGQPLYKCMAALEQAERDLGVGVELIDLRTIYPWDKETVLKSVRKTGRCVVVHEAMVNAGVGAEVAAVIQEDAETFVRLEAPVARVAGWSIHTPLSYEQFNAPDVARIYDNIKKVLGF
- a CDS encoding hypothetical protein (EggNog:ENOG503NUYE; COG:S), producing MSQSPSASGAMGIGSVLNNKGAAAAQALQQAGAMPVDQQVQQQLQQQVQQVQQVQQQVQQQAQQVQQAQQLQQAQQPLQQVQQQQQHQQGQTIPQQVPMNRPNSPHGSENSGYTYPSPTAMGGAPLPPANMAPAPMGIPMQQTMQQPMPQSMIPVMHPGFKTEPTPAPQQPPPKAYPCQTCGKGFARRSDLARHERIHSGIRPHVCDYPGCGKQFIQRSALTVHQRVHTGEKPHQCERCGKPFSDSSSLARHRRIHSGKRPYKCPYVDCQKTFTRRTTLTRHQNHHTGTVEDSQRARNEALAQGSNTALAAAAIRNKRGDSEQASNQESPITTPSPAQRPMSMSPNEDLANINNMQQYLTNTSLPPHIRGDVHGGSPVSTASSGYNNGMRPTSHPSGGYAPPPPLEPSLDQFQQGPGSASGSPHIGSVGWASPGPVGSPTESHGQGASVYPDPEPSYQNTAQMGQIYYASAATQGRRPGSTEPGQRPSEMWTGHSSETASPETAFTPSASLSELDAYYGHPVKVETDGDTGAGLDPAHWDYQ
- a CDS encoding hypothetical protein (EggNog:ENOG503NUQG; COG:I; CAZy:GH5), translating into MPRDPSTDREARGERRRSTHHGHQRNRSSAKHDRDGDRDRETDAEREERRRKRRSQSRRPTSTPRGAGGGNESDAPSSSQGLSAAALAQLNKANAKDKAKSRSRPTSRQPEQRRRSSRAPAPEPEIRDARDLALEWERSRGKGRFAPPEDSEDAEREARRAARRAARTRERSRAAGYESVGQGGYESGEPPERERRRGRKGYEKVDGGGGGLAPKVITVAGPSGERYERDRTTKGGRRVVSGAQLEEGIENVQSRRPHRSGLRGGGFMGMNFGVSSEDSMLRAKPQETESELWRGKPRPWYKQKKKLWWLIGVCTVLLIIIIIVAAVVVPNSGKDENKRDDGSGGGGGGGKSNLGSISPDSIPKDAPSYLNPFVWASTDDFNLTYTAETVGDLPLMGLFTSWDDSARANDKVPPLNKPWGDYTKRPARGVNVGGWLSLEPFITPSLFDYDSRFGIVDEYTLCSYLASRCASVLEAHYASFVTESTFRDIAAAGLDHVRIPFSYWAVQTYEGDPYLFRTSWRYLLRAIEYCRKYGLRVNLDPHGLPGSQNGWNHSGRLGAINWLNGTEGDLNARRSLEFHDRLSRFFSQPRYRNVISHYGLANEPKMTELSVPAVLEWTAQASSTIRKNGIPEDVILVFGDGFRGLGNWQGELQSLPNAALDVHQYVIFNEEQIAYNHSQKIRFACEGWARQTRESMDRSTGFGPTLVAEWSQADTDCAKHLTNVGWGNRWTGTLGPGGTRPKDVRPRCPALDRTCSCEEANAGPERWSDGYKRFLRMFAEAQMDSFEKGWGWFYWVWDTEDAAQWSYKKGMAAGVLPQKAYEREFNCDLSKIPSFSDLPETY
- the CAP1 gene encoding F-actin-capping protein subunit alpha (COG:Z; EggNog:ENOG503NX5Y; BUSCO:EOG09264C3N) — its product is MTTKENHEIKSRYQKHGGSSQMEPATCLAAGNIPGLGGRRIFHSVPRIFGVSSNCQPAVPACLPRGPPTDDDLLAFHHFACNKAFDDDSRLQELRLWPSFDWRFTDTAMSSNTAIISSFVEGAPPGELANVIEGMSFLLHSSLATTDIKAITGPDPNLIKTLSPAFQKYNEEQFITAKLPGGSSQVIISEFSALGEGRYFDSESQSSFEFDHSTGKAANVQSHVLEGEQASLVKSTLNTVGTYVKEHYPNAAYGAYPIENDTKVAVVIVANKYSPHNFWNGRWRSFYIYDPSSNSLEGSIKVDVHYYEDGNVRLLTDKKVNASVSAGRAADGIAREISTAEKKYQEDLNRSFTQLSEGAFKALRRQLPVTRQKIEWDKVASYRLGQDIGGGSVRR